From the genome of Scytonema hofmannii PCC 7110, one region includes:
- a CDS encoding pentapeptide repeat-containing protein, protein MNELISGEMNTFELVRRYTAGHRNFDGANLRGANLSEVCLTEASLRFADLTGADLSWAILHRTDLSEASLREANLNAANLIAAVLSMAALNGADLSRANLCNVILHQANLRDTNLTKANLSWANLVGADLTRAILHQTDLRSANLTRADLRGALMIGVNLKGATLTGAIMPDGTLYD, encoded by the coding sequence ATGAACGAATTAATTTCAGGAGAGATGAACACTTTTGAACTTGTAAGACGCTATACCGCAGGACATAGAAATTTTGATGGGGCAAATCTTAGAGGAGCAAACCTGAGTGAAGTGTGTCTAACTGAAGCTTCTCTGAGATTTGCAGACCTCACGGGTGCCGATCTCAGTTGGGCAATTCTGCATCGAACAGACTTGAGCGAGGCTTCCCTGAGAGAAGCCAATTTGAATGCAGCAAACCTGATTGCAGCCGTCCTGTCAATGGCAGCGTTAAATGGAGCCGACCTAAGTAGAGCGAATCTTTGTAACGTAATTCTACATCAAGCCAATCTAAGAGATACAAACCTGACTAAGGCTAATCTGAGTTGGGCTAACTTGGTTGGAGCCGATTTAACCAGAGCTATCCTGCATCAGACAGATCTAAGGAGTGCTAATTTGACCAGAGCTGACCTCAGAGGAGCACTCATGATTGGGGTCAATCTAAAAGGGGCAACCCTAACAGGGGCAATCATGCCCGACGGTACACTTTACGATTAA
- a CDS encoding serine/threonine protein kinase: MSHLNQSAIHCINPECPRPYPQLWGNKFCNSCGAPLQLLDRYIPLQPLGSGGFAQIYTVWDCKTQTEKVLKVLIESSPKALELFSQEAAVLARLRHPGVPKVETDGFFHIETLQTTSPQSKPCQLHCLVMEKISGQTLEELFQQYSHGCPQELVLNWLAQAMDILQELHSRKIIHRDIKPSNLMLRSSHSKGAGTKGDRLVLIDFGGAKQVSSNPFRNQSSSTRLYSTGYSPPEQIAGGVVGPPADFYALGRTTIEMLTGKSLTELANPATGELFWRNEVKISPQFADLLDDMIQEDVRSRPANAAILQKRLSKISQLPQPSVFSQIEKSVRQNLGQAGSLLSQVEDSLGKALSRSTQAAGKTTFFIVKTIVSVILACLDTLWTMILTGVGASLGAIAGFILASQISLDDYLAQFLSEQLFEATGISHTIFGSEILLFIGAGLGTAWGLTIAGGFGQRRRFVVASVMSVISYGFGWLVLQLMTPEQIPEGLVGLVLATVSLLTLGLGLRSHHIVYAFMAAFGTAIVFAFLVILGFPIHIFNFSISPSLGEILLPVIFFSFMGVLQSFWLGISHYLIVPGLRFLGWK; encoded by the coding sequence GTGTCCCACCTAAATCAAAGTGCAATTCATTGCATTAACCCAGAATGTCCTCGCCCTTATCCCCAGCTTTGGGGAAACAAATTTTGCAATAGCTGTGGCGCACCGCTACAGCTATTAGATCGCTATATTCCTTTACAGCCTTTGGGATCTGGTGGCTTCGCCCAGATTTACACTGTTTGGGATTGCAAAACTCAAACAGAAAAGGTGTTGAAGGTTTTGATAGAATCTTCGCCAAAGGCGCTAGAATTGTTCTCCCAAGAAGCAGCAGTTTTAGCTCGGTTGAGACATCCCGGTGTGCCAAAAGTTGAAACTGATGGTTTTTTCCACATAGAAACGTTACAGACAACTTCTCCGCAATCAAAACCATGCCAACTTCATTGTTTGGTGATGGAAAAAATTTCCGGTCAAACTCTGGAGGAACTGTTTCAGCAATATTCTCATGGGTGTCCGCAGGAGTTGGTGTTAAACTGGCTGGCTCAAGCTATGGACATTTTACAGGAGTTACACAGCCGTAAGATTATCCATCGCGATATCAAGCCTTCTAATTTAATGCTGAGGTCTTCCCACAGTAAAGGGGCGGGGACTAAGGGAGATCGACTGGTGCTTATTGATTTTGGCGGAGCAAAACAGGTGAGTTCCAACCCATTTCGCAATCAGTCTTCTTCTACTAGATTGTATTCTACAGGTTATAGTCCTCCAGAGCAAATTGCTGGCGGTGTTGTTGGACCACCTGCTGATTTTTATGCTCTTGGTCGAACCACGATTGAGATGTTGACGGGCAAATCTCTGACAGAATTGGCAAATCCAGCAACAGGAGAACTTTTTTGGCGCAATGAAGTTAAAATCAGTCCCCAGTTTGCTGATTTACTGGATGATATGATTCAGGAGGATGTGCGATCGCGTCCGGCAAATGCGGCAATTCTTCAAAAGCGCTTGTCAAAGATTTCCCAATTACCCCAGCCCAGTGTTTTCTCTCAAATTGAAAAATCTGTTCGCCAAAACCTGGGTCAAGCAGGAAGTTTGCTGTCTCAAGTTGAGGATTCTTTGGGAAAAGCCCTCAGTCGTTCTACTCAAGCTGCGGGCAAAACGACTTTTTTTATAGTCAAAACAATTGTTTCAGTTATACTAGCTTGTCTGGATACATTGTGGACAATGATTTTAACTGGAGTCGGTGCTAGTTTGGGTGCGATCGCGGGTTTTATCTTAGCATCCCAAATCTCTCTAGACGACTACTTAGCCCAATTTTTGTCAGAACAGTTATTTGAAGCAACAGGAATTTCTCATACGATTTTTGGCTCGGAGATTCTTTTATTTATCGGTGCTGGATTGGGAACTGCATGGGGATTAACCATTGCAGGTGGGTTTGGTCAGCGACGACGATTTGTGGTAGCGTCGGTTATGAGCGTTATTAGCTACGGTTTCGGTTGGTTAGTTTTACAACTGATGACTCCCGAACAGATACCGGAGGGCTTGGTAGGATTAGTTTTAGCCACTGTTTCCCTGCTAACTTTAGGTTTGGGGCTTCGCAGCCATCATATAGTATACGCTTTTATGGCTGCATTTGGTACTGCGATCGTCTTCGCATTCTTAGTGATTTTAGGGTTTCCTATACATATCTTTAACTTCTCGATCTCACCTAGCCTCGGCGAAATCTTGCTTCCAGTCATCTTTTTTAGCTTTATGGGTGTTTTGCAGAGTTTTTGGTTGGGAATCAGCCATTACTTAATTGTGCCTGGGTTGCGCTTTTTGGGATGGAAGTAG
- a CDS encoding peptide ligase PGM1-related protein gives MQTLNCLSSYLEQPDRFRDLQQTLRDRWQTLELFDSSDADILIVPSISIDQRELRKIEGCEHYEERLLFSLIRLRNPRTRLIYVTSLPLHPSVIDYYLQLLPGIPFSHARNRLLLLSTYDASVKPLTQKILDRPRLIERIRQALRHDKAFMVCYNATEIEAELSLKLGVPLYAAAPDLQIWGTKSGSRQIFAECGIPHPDGSQRVWTSTDLAEAAADLWERQPTLKRMVVKLNEGFSGEGNALLDLKPIQDLAPPNANYAQRVEALEKSFDTLRFQAKNETWDNFSGRIPELGAIVEAFVEGEIKRSPSVQGRITPNGDVEILSTHDQILGGSDEQIYLGCRFPADEAYRLQLQQIGLKIGKNLAEKGALERFGVDFVAVDRGDGQWDMQAIEINLRKGGTTHPFMTLRLLTNGRYNLSTGLFYSQQGRPKYYVATDNLQKDRYHGLMPNDLMDIVAHHRLHFDTGTETGTVFHLMGCLSQFGKLGLTSIGDSPQQAEEIYNKVAKVLDEESGRQQWDSFVNLPEIAFW, from the coding sequence ATGCAAACACTCAATTGTCTTTCTTCATATTTAGAACAACCCGATCGCTTTCGAGACCTTCAACAAACTTTACGCGATCGCTGGCAAACATTAGAGTTATTTGATAGCAGTGATGCAGATATTTTGATCGTTCCTTCTATTAGCATCGATCAACGCGAATTGAGAAAAATTGAAGGTTGCGAACATTATGAGGAAAGATTATTATTTTCATTAATTCGTTTGCGGAATCCTCGCACTAGGTTAATTTACGTCACGTCCCTACCACTACATCCCAGTGTAATTGACTACTATTTACAATTATTACCTGGAATTCCCTTTTCTCATGCTCGCAATCGCTTGCTATTACTTTCTACTTACGATGCTTCTGTCAAACCTTTAACTCAAAAAATTCTAGATCGCCCTCGCTTGATAGAACGAATACGTCAAGCCTTAAGGCATGATAAAGCATTTATGGTGTGCTACAACGCCACAGAAATAGAAGCAGAACTTTCGCTAAAATTGGGTGTACCGCTTTACGCTGCTGCACCAGATTTGCAAATTTGGGGAACAAAAAGTGGTAGTCGGCAAATTTTTGCAGAATGTGGAATTCCCCATCCTGATGGAAGTCAGAGAGTTTGGACTTCCACAGATTTAGCAGAAGCAGCTGCTGATTTATGGGAACGCCAACCGACATTAAAACGAATGGTTGTTAAGTTAAATGAAGGATTTTCAGGGGAAGGAAATGCGCTTTTGGATTTAAAACCAATTCAAGATTTAGCGCCCCCCAATGCGAACTATGCTCAAAGGGTAGAAGCGTTGGAAAAAAGTTTTGATACTCTGCGCTTTCAAGCGAAAAACGAAACCTGGGATAATTTTTCTGGAAGAATTCCCGAATTGGGAGCCATAGTAGAAGCTTTTGTGGAAGGCGAAATCAAGCGTTCTCCCAGCGTACAGGGACGCATTACTCCCAATGGAGATGTAGAAATTCTTTCCACCCACGACCAAATTTTAGGAGGTTCGGATGAGCAAATATACTTAGGATGTCGGTTTCCTGCAGATGAAGCTTATAGATTGCAATTGCAGCAGATAGGGTTGAAAATTGGGAAAAATTTGGCAGAAAAAGGAGCATTGGAAAGATTTGGGGTAGATTTTGTAGCCGTTGACCGAGGTGATGGACAATGGGATATGCAAGCGATCGAAATTAACCTACGGAAAGGCGGTACAACACATCCATTTATGACCCTAAGATTACTAACGAATGGACGATACAATCTTTCAACTGGGTTATTTTACAGTCAGCAAGGGCGTCCCAAATACTACGTTGCGACAGATAACCTACAGAAAGATCGCTATCACGGTCTAATGCCCAATGATTTAATGGATATTGTCGCCCATCACAGATTGCATTTTGATACAGGAACCGAAACAGGAACAGTTTTTCACTTGATGGGATGTCTTTCCCAGTTTGGGAAATTAGGGCTAACGAGTATCGGTGATTCACCGCAACAGGCGGAAGAAATCTATAATAAAGTAGCCAAAGTCTTAGACGAAGAAAGTGGGCGTCAGCAGTGGGATAGTTTTGTGAATTTACCAGAGATAGCTTTTTGGTAA
- a CDS encoding Uma2 family endonuclease, whose protein sequence is MTQTLPLQKRFTFDEFIEWYPENSPLRYELHNGVIIEMPPPTGDHEDVVGFLIEQIVTEFKQCKLPYTIPKSALVKTPHGESAYIPDVLVLNRDNLKNEPLWKKESTVIYPESVPLIVEVVSTNWRDDYHNKFGNYEYMGIPEYWIVDYAALGGRKFIGNPKQPTIIVCELIDGEYQMTPFRGDDLIASPTFPQLNLTAQQVFGSVI, encoded by the coding sequence ATGACCCAAACACTACCACTACAAAAGCGATTTACCTTCGATGAATTTATCGAATGGTATCCAGAAAACTCACCCCTACGCTACGAGCTACACAACGGAGTTATAATTGAGATGCCCCCACCAACTGGCGACCATGAAGATGTTGTAGGTTTTTTAATTGAACAAATCGTGACTGAATTTAAGCAGTGTAAGCTACCCTATACCATTCCAAAATCTGCTTTAGTTAAAACGCCTCATGGTGAATCAGCCTACATCCCCGATGTATTGGTACTAAATCGGGACAATTTAAAGAATGAACCATTGTGGAAAAAAGAATCGACTGTTATTTACCCTGAATCTGTACCGTTGATAGTTGAAGTTGTTTCAACCAACTGGCGTGACGATTATCACAATAAATTCGGGAATTATGAATATATGGGAATACCCGAATATTGGATTGTAGATTATGCTGCATTGGGCGGGCGTAAGTTTATCGGCAATCCTAAACAACCTACGATTATTGTTTGCGAGTTGATTGACGGTGAATATCAAATGACCCCGTTTAGGGGTGATGATTTGATTGCGTCACCGACTTTTCCGCAGTTGAATTTAACCGCACAACAGGTTTTTGGCTCTGTGATTTAA
- a CDS encoding ATP-binding protein, translating to MISLPSIDGNVKIYESSNSLVFRGRRKQDNTPVVLKVLKEDYPTKAELVRYKQEYEITRSLDLEGVIKVYSQQDYHRTLVIILEDFGGESLQKLMQESVGKYCPMPLPEFLQVAIKITDALGNIHAANVIHKDINPGNIVLNPETGILKIIDFGIATQLSRSHSTLKNPNVLEGTLAYISPEQTGRMNRSLDYRTDFYSLGATFYEMLTHKLPFETTDVMELVHCHIAKQPIPPHEVNSEIPQVVSAIAMKLLAKNAEERYQSAWGIKADLEECLVQLQRSGTITEFSLAHKDISDKFQIPQKLYGREAEVETLLTAFERVAQRGEFPSDHSSVEMMLVSGYSGIGKSVLVQEVYKPMTKHRGYFISGKFDQFQRNIPYSGVVNAFSDLVQQLLTETESCLIQWREKLLAALGINAQVIIDVIPKVELIIGKQPPVPELSPTESQNRFHIVFQHFISVFTKPEHPLVVFLDDLQWADAATLKLIKLLMTTPGSKYLFLIGSYRDNEVSAAHLLRLTIDEIQQSGGIVNNIFLSPLNLPSVNELISDTFKCPPKRTIPLSELVLSKTDGNPFFINEFLKSLYAEKLIEFDREQLCWQWNLDQILFANLTDNVVELMALKIQKLSATSQRSLQIAAAIGHQFDLQILASSRGKSQRETALDLHEAMVEGLVLPLGDAYKEIELDVSSAADELTIEYKFSHDRIQQAAYSLIPEEERQVVHWQVGQLLLQNTPQEMREAKIFDIINQLNFGIELTTIVNPPIQWDELASLNLMAGKKAQATVAFELAFKYLKIGIKLLRKDSWETHYKLTLALYVELTEATYLCGDFEQVEKLVKLVLQQAKTLLDQVKIYEVKLRACMQKRHTQETMKTAFSVLKLLGIYFPNKSSKLNTLLKLLLTNLALTGKRIEDLNNLPQMTDPYKLAAMRILDRATSAVYFAAPSLYPLIVLKQVNLSIKYGNAPESAYAYVGYGVILCGVLEDIDSGYQFGQLALNLLKRLNYQKHKTRILQVMSTSIRHWKEHLRETVKFMHESYQIGLETGDLEHAYYSLNTYCFNSYFSGKELTVLEREMTIHMNLIRQIKQGGSLLTNNLYQQVIWNLMNLAENPCCLVGKFYESGEMLPTFIKENNKFYVYYLYIHQAYLSYLFGHYQEAAKNVVEAEKYLNGVVGSMAVPIFYFYDSLAHLAVYTSAQISEHKRLLKRVANNQKKMKKWAHHAQGQRVSNPIDKRTDLSGNRV from the coding sequence ATGATTTCGCTACCTAGCATTGATGGGAATGTCAAAATCTACGAAAGCAGCAATTCTCTTGTTTTTCGAGGCAGAAGAAAACAGGATAATACACCCGTTGTCCTCAAGGTTCTCAAGGAAGACTATCCTACCAAAGCTGAACTTGTTCGCTACAAGCAGGAATATGAAATAACTCGCTCCTTGGATTTAGAAGGAGTCATAAAGGTTTACAGTCAACAGGACTATCACAGAACTCTTGTCATTATTTTAGAAGATTTTGGTGGGGAGTCTTTACAGAAACTCATGCAGGAGTCAGTCGGGAAGTATTGCCCAATGCCCTTACCAGAATTTCTCCAAGTTGCTATCAAAATTACAGATGCTTTGGGCAATATTCATGCTGCCAATGTTATCCACAAAGATATTAACCCAGGCAATATTGTTCTGAATCCAGAAACTGGGATACTCAAAATCATTGACTTTGGTATTGCCACCCAATTATCCCGCTCTCATTCTACGCTGAAAAATCCGAATGTCTTAGAAGGGACTTTAGCTTATATATCGCCAGAGCAAACAGGGAGGATGAACCGAAGTTTAGATTATCGCACGGATTTTTACTCCCTCGGTGCTACCTTTTATGAAATGCTCACTCATAAGCTGCCTTTTGAAACGACTGATGTGATGGAGTTAGTGCATTGTCACATTGCCAAACAACCTATTCCACCCCATGAGGTGAATTCAGAGATTCCTCAAGTGGTTTCCGCGATCGCTATGAAGTTGTTGGCAAAAAATGCTGAGGAGCGGTATCAAAGTGCATGGGGAATTAAAGCAGACTTGGAGGAGTGTCTCGTCCAATTACAGCGTAGCGGTACAATAACAGAATTTTCCCTTGCACACAAAGATATTTCTGACAAGTTTCAAATCCCGCAAAAACTGTATGGACGTGAAGCGGAAGTAGAAACCTTACTGACAGCATTTGAGCGCGTGGCTCAAAGAGGAGAATTTCCCAGTGACCATTCTTCAGTAGAAATGATGTTGGTGTCAGGTTACTCTGGCATAGGCAAATCAGTTCTGGTGCAGGAAGTTTATAAACCGATGACTAAACATCGGGGGTATTTCATTTCAGGGAAGTTCGATCAATTTCAGCGCAATATTCCCTACAGTGGTGTTGTCAATGCTTTCTCAGATTTAGTGCAGCAACTTTTAACCGAAACTGAATCTTGTCTGATCCAATGGCGAGAAAAACTTTTGGCAGCTTTAGGTATTAATGCTCAAGTGATTATTGATGTGATTCCTAAAGTAGAACTGATAATTGGCAAGCAACCTCCTGTACCAGAGTTATCACCTACTGAATCTCAAAACCGCTTTCATATTGTGTTTCAACACTTCATTTCTGTTTTTACAAAACCCGAACATCCTTTGGTGGTATTTCTAGATGATTTACAGTGGGCAGATGCTGCAACGTTGAAACTCATTAAGTTACTGATGACGACACCAGGTAGCAAATATTTGTTCTTAATTGGTTCCTATCGTGACAATGAAGTTAGCGCGGCTCATCTGTTAAGATTAACCATTGATGAGATTCAGCAAAGTGGGGGAATTGTGAATAATATTTTCCTCTCACCGTTAAATTTACCCAGTGTCAATGAGTTAATTTCTGACACCTTCAAATGCCCTCCAAAAAGAACAATTCCCTTATCAGAGTTAGTGCTATCGAAAACTGACGGCAATCCTTTCTTTATCAATGAGTTTTTAAAATCTCTTTATGCCGAAAAGCTGATAGAGTTCGATAGAGAGCAGCTCTGTTGGCAATGGAATTTAGACCAAATTCTCTTCGCCAATTTAACCGATAATGTTGTCGAACTGATGGCTCTCAAGATTCAAAAGTTGAGTGCTACCTCGCAGCGATCGTTACAAATAGCTGCAGCAATTGGTCATCAATTTGATTTGCAAATACTGGCAAGTAGTCGGGGAAAATCTCAAAGAGAAACAGCACTTGATTTGCATGAAGCTATGGTAGAAGGTTTGGTCTTACCTTTAGGCGATGCTTACAAAGAGATTGAGCTAGATGTGTCGAGTGCGGCAGATGAATTAACGATTGAATATAAGTTTTCTCATGACCGCATACAGCAAGCTGCTTATTCCCTAATTCCTGAGGAGGAACGACAAGTTGTCCACTGGCAAGTGGGGCAACTCCTGTTGCAAAATACTCCGCAAGAGATGCGAGAGGCGAAAATTTTTGATATTATCAACCAACTCAATTTTGGGATCGAATTAACCACAATTGTAAACCCGCCCATACAGTGGGATGAATTGGCTTCTTTAAATCTCATGGCTGGTAAGAAAGCTCAGGCTACAGTAGCCTTTGAACTAGCGTTTAAGTACTTGAAGATTGGTATTAAACTCTTGAGAAAAGATAGTTGGGAAACTCACTATAAACTGACTTTAGCACTGTATGTGGAATTAACGGAAGCAACGTATTTGTGCGGCGACTTTGAGCAGGTAGAGAAATTGGTTAAGTTAGTACTACAACAAGCCAAGACGCTACTAGACCAAGTGAAAATCTATGAAGTCAAGCTCCGAGCCTGTATGCAGAAAAGGCATACGCAGGAGACGATGAAGACAGCGTTTTCCGTTCTCAAGTTATTAGGGATATACTTTCCAAACAAGTCGAGCAAACTGAATACTTTACTGAAATTGCTCTTGACAAACTTGGCTTTAACTGGGAAACGAATTGAGGATTTAAATAACTTGCCTCAAATGACAGATCCTTACAAGCTGGCAGCAATGCGTATCCTAGATAGAGCAACTTCTGCTGTCTATTTTGCCGCTCCATCTCTGTATCCACTCATTGTGTTGAAACAAGTCAATTTATCGATAAAATATGGCAATGCTCCTGAATCTGCCTATGCGTATGTCGGTTACGGAGTCATTCTTTGCGGCGTACTGGAAGATATTGATTCTGGATATCAATTTGGACAACTCGCTTTGAATCTGTTGAAACGCCTCAATTATCAAAAACATAAAACCAGGATACTTCAGGTAATGAGTACAAGTATACGACATTGGAAAGAGCATCTTAGAGAAACAGTAAAATTTATGCATGAGTCCTATCAGATTGGACTAGAAACAGGAGATTTAGAACACGCTTACTATTCTTTAAATACGTACTGTTTTAATTCATATTTTAGCGGTAAAGAACTCACAGTGCTTGAACGAGAAATGACAATTCACATGAATCTCATTCGGCAAATAAAGCAAGGAGGTTCTCTTCTGACTAACAACCTGTATCAACAGGTCATTTGGAATTTAATGAATTTAGCAGAAAATCCTTGCTGTTTGGTTGGTAAATTTTACGAATCGGGAGAAATGTTGCCAACTTTTATTAAAGAGAATAATAAGTTTTACGTTTATTATTTATACATACATCAGGCTTATTTATCATATTTATTTGGTCACTATCAAGAAGCGGCGAAAAATGTAGTAGAAGCAGAAAAATACTTAAATGGAGTGGTGGGATCGATGGCGGTTCCTATATTCTATTTTTATGATTCTCTGGCACACCTTGCGGTATATACTTCTGCTCAAATATCCGAACATAAGCGTCTCTTAAAAAGAGTAGCTAACAATCAAAAAAAAATGAAGAAATGGGCACATCATGCTCAGGGTCAGCGCGTCTCAAACCCTATTGACAAGAGGACTGACTTGAGCGGTAATAGGGTTTAA
- a CDS encoding DUF4351 domain-containing protein yields the protein MDKKEAWILIHVEVQSYYDVNLEKRIYTYNYRAAELYDKFVVSLAVLGDTIPTWRPNQYAKSVLNCSLSFTFPIVKLIDYEQRWHELESNSNPFAIITMAHLKTKATTSNLTQREEWKWQLIRGLYERGLTKQQIVKLFDIIDTMMTLPQQLQKRLVAKINRFEEERKMALVSPTVQLAREEGREEGREKGREEGREKGREEGREEGEIIGEQKVIIRQLNRRIGEIEAPFIEQIRKLPVEQLEELSEALLDFSTVADLEQWLQDRPLAIES from the coding sequence TTGGACAAAAAAGAAGCTTGGATTTTAATCCACGTTGAGGTGCAAAGTTACTATGATGTTAACTTGGAAAAGCGGATATACACTTATAACTACCGCGCTGCCGAACTTTACGATAAATTTGTTGTGAGTCTGGCGGTTTTAGGTGACACTATTCCTACATGGCGACCTAACCAATATGCTAAATCTGTTTTAAATTGTTCGTTGAGTTTCACATTTCCTATTGTCAAGCTTATTGATTACGAACAGAGATGGCATGAGTTAGAATCCAATAGTAATCCATTTGCCATCATTACGATGGCACACCTGAAAACTAAAGCAACCACTAGTAATTTGACCCAACGGGAAGAATGGAAATGGCAGTTGATTCGCGGACTTTATGAGCGGGGTTTAACAAAACAGCAAATTGTTAAACTTTTTGATATAATTGATACAATGATGACACTGCCTCAACAGCTACAAAAAAGATTAGTTGCCAAAATCAATCGTTTTGAGGAGGAAAGAAAAATGGCTTTGGTTAGTCCAACTGTACAACTGGCTAGAGAAGAAGGTAGGGAAGAAGGTAGGGAAAAAGGTAGGGAAGAAGGTAGGGAAAAAGGTAGGGAAGAAGGTAGGGAAGAAGGCGAAATAATAGGTGAGCAGAAAGTCATTATACGACAACTCAATCGTCGTATTGGTGAGATTGAAGCCCCATTCATTGAGCAAATTCGTAAATTACCTGTTGAACAGTTAGAAGAATTATCAGAAGCATTACTGGATTTTTCTACTGTAGCTGATTTAGAACAATGGTTACAAGATAGACCATTAGCTATAGAATCTTAA
- a CDS encoding NUDIX hydrolase, giving the protein MHKPGEIRILALGLIQNGERTFMSQGYDQKKQQTFYRAMGGGVDFGETSLVALQREFQEEIQAELTNIQYLGCLENIFTYNGQHGHEIIQLYKCDFVDPKFYQLDQLEFNEGDRQKTALWVEINRFKSGELKLVPEQFIDYL; this is encoded by the coding sequence ATACATAAACCAGGGGAAATTCGCATCTTAGCTTTGGGGCTGATTCAAAATGGAGAACGCACTTTCATGTCCCAAGGCTATGACCAAAAGAAGCAACAAACTTTTTATCGTGCCATGGGCGGTGGTGTTGACTTTGGTGAAACAAGTTTGGTAGCTCTCCAACGGGAATTTCAAGAAGAAATTCAAGCAGAATTAACAAATATTCAATACTTAGGCTGTTTGGAAAACATCTTTACATATAACGGTCAACACGGTCACGAAATCATTCAACTTTATAAATGTGACTTCGTTGACCCCAAGTTCTATCAGCTTGACCAGTTGGAATTTAATGAAGGCGATCGTCAAAAGACTGCTTTATGGGTAGAGATTAACCGCTTTAAGTCTGGAGAATTAAAGTTAGTACCAGAGCAATTTATAGATTATTTGTAA
- a CDS encoding DUF3531 family protein yields the protein MEIQFREVDPFNVWIWLKFSTIPSRQERQYIEEVFDSWFYLGKLGGFNAENLQVQETGVNLSYMDYDPEGYDKSLLALMHNMGELEYEGTWARCWFDLGTSDAIALDILINALKQLSAEYVTIEQLYIGGENEDWPVENSDTLSSFVYDN from the coding sequence ATGGAAATACAGTTTCGCGAAGTTGACCCTTTTAATGTATGGATTTGGCTGAAATTTAGCACAATTCCATCTAGGCAAGAAAGACAGTATATAGAAGAGGTTTTTGATTCCTGGTTTTACTTGGGCAAGCTGGGCGGATTTAATGCTGAAAATCTTCAGGTACAGGAAACTGGGGTAAATCTCAGTTATATGGATTATGACCCAGAGGGTTATGATAAAAGTCTGCTGGCGCTGATGCACAATATGGGTGAGTTGGAATATGAGGGAACATGGGCGCGTTGCTGGTTCGATTTGGGAACTTCTGATGCGATCGCTCTTGATATTCTCATAAATGCCCTCAAGCAACTCAGTGCCGAATACGTCACTATTGAGCAATTGTACATTGGCGGCGAAAATGAAGACTGGCCTGTTGAAAATAGTGATACTCTTAGCTCGTTTGTTTACGATAATTAG